From Polynucleobacter difficilis, a single genomic window includes:
- a CDS encoding sulfurtransferase: MPSPTELHSLDAFLVEPETLLATFANLDGLIIDARSPEAYAAGHIPGAISVSTYDYFVPNTKPEGMRAFANQAAALYGAAGITLDTPLVVYDDDTGVRVARECWLLEYLGHRQVRLLHGGLNAWQQSGGPISTTASVSTPRQFEIQHSSSGFMAADSLVTELNHPKRVVIDVRDELEHDGLDHTACCERRGHVPGAVWIHWSAFLERGRFKSAEAIRALLHSRGIKDDDEIVPYCHRGARSANAYWALRLAGYPQVRNYIGSWHEWSARSELPLELGHRQNR; the protein is encoded by the coding sequence ATGCCCTCCCCCACAGAACTCCATTCGCTCGACGCTTTCTTAGTCGAGCCCGAAACCCTGCTGGCCACATTTGCAAACCTCGATGGCCTAATTATTGATGCCCGCTCACCCGAAGCCTATGCTGCCGGACATATTCCTGGAGCAATTTCGGTCAGTACCTACGATTACTTTGTACCAAATACCAAGCCCGAAGGCATGCGCGCTTTTGCTAATCAAGCGGCGGCCCTCTATGGCGCTGCTGGCATCACCTTGGATACACCCCTAGTGGTCTATGACGACGATACCGGGGTGCGCGTTGCCAGAGAATGTTGGTTACTGGAATACCTCGGGCACCGTCAGGTGCGTTTACTGCATGGCGGTCTGAATGCATGGCAGCAGTCTGGCGGCCCCATCAGCACAACAGCTTCCGTAAGCACACCTCGGCAGTTTGAAATCCAACACAGCAGTTCTGGCTTTATGGCGGCCGATTCATTGGTAACTGAACTCAATCACCCAAAGCGCGTAGTGATCGATGTGCGCGATGAGCTGGAGCACGATGGTCTTGATCACACTGCATGTTGTGAGCGCCGCGGACATGTACCTGGCGCAGTATGGATTCATTGGTCAGCGTTTTTAGAGCGGGGGCGCTTTAAATCAGCAGAAGCAATTAGGGCTTTGCTGCACAGTCGCGGAATTAAAGATGATGATGAAATAGTGCCCTACTGCCATCGCGGAGCCCGCTCTGCTAATGCGTATTGGGCGCTGCGTTTAGCTGGCTATCCGCAGGTCCGCAATTACATCGGCTCGTGGCACGAATGGTCGGCTAGGTCTGAGCTGCCGCTAGAGCTTGGGCACAGGCAAAACCGCTAG